A stretch of DNA from Mycobacterium senriense:
GGTCGCCCGCGAGTACGGCCACACCATGGCCGTGGGCTCCTCTCCCCCGAAAGACGCCCGTGCGGCGCTGCAGAGCGCGGTCCGGGTGCTGCGCCGATACGGCTACGAGCCGCGTTTCTCCGAGGATGAGGTCGAGCTCGCCAACTGCCCGTTCCACGCGCTGGCGCAGGAGCAGACGGCGCTGGCCTGCAACATGAACCACGCGCTGATCACCGGTGTGGCCGATGCGCTCGCACCGCACGGCCCCGACGCCCGACTCTGCCCCGGCCGGGACCGGTGTTGCGTCGTGCTCACGCCTGGCCGGCGGTAGATCCCCAGCGCGACAGCAATTCCTCGGCGCCCGTGCACATCTCGTCGATGACGTCGGCCACCGACGCGTCGTTGCGGATCATCCCGACGCCCTGCCCGGCGTCCACCGGGGCGATCCGGCAGTCCCCGGCGGCAATCGCTGCGGCCAGCTCGTCGCAGGCCCCCGCGTCCAGCGCCTCCTCGTGGCCCGTCCAGTGCTCGACGAAGTCATTGGCCAATACCCGCGACGGGAACCGCGCCGGCCAGGGCAGCCCCTTGGCGACGTCGAAGGCCCGGGTGACCGCGGTGTCGGTCTCGGTCGCCGTGACCAGGGCGCGACGGCCGGTGTCGCCGGTCAGCGCCTCCGGGCACGCCGACAGCCGGGTGCCCACCCACGCCCCGCTGGCACCGGCGGCCAGCACCGCGGCCAGGCTGCGCGCCGAGGCGACACCGCCGCCGGCCAGCACCGGGACGGAGACGGCGTCCAAAACGGCGTCCAGCAGCGGCAGCAGCCCCAGCTTGTCCTCGCCGTGCCCGCCGCCCTCGGACCCGCGCGCGACCAGGATGTCGACGCCGGCGTCGACGGCCTGGCGCGCCCCGGTGCTGTCGTAAACCTGTGTGACGGTGGGGATTCCGGCGTCATGTGCCTTAGCGACCCACGACCATTCGGTGCCGAAGCTGACCGACAGCAGGGCGGGCCGGGCGGCGAGCGCGTCCTCGAGCAGGCCGGCCTCGTTGCGCATCACCCAGTCGACCATGCCGATGCCGAACCGTCCGTCGACGTGCCGTAGCTGCTCGGCGAGCAGCTCCCTGGTGGCGACGCTGCCCATGCCGACCATGCCGAGGCCACCAGCGCCCGTGACCGCCGCTGCCAGGCGGCCGCCGGCCACCCCGCCCATCGGGGCGTTGACGATGGGGACCCGCAGACCGAAATCCGTTGACCAGGGCGTCGACAGCATCGGTGACTAGTGCGCCGCGGGAATCGTCTTCAGCACGGTCAGCAGGACCACCGAGTCCTCGACCGCGTGCAAGGCGTGACGTTCGGGGGGAATCGCGACGTATTCACCGGCCTTGCCGTCCCAGGCATCACTGCCGGTCGTCAGGCGCACGTGGCCCTGCAGCACCTGCAGCGTCGCCTCACCGGGGCTGTCGTGTTCGGACAGGTCGTGACCGGCCAGCAACGCCAGCACCGTCTGGCGAAGCTCGTGGGTGTGACCGCCGTGGATGGTGTGGGCGGCCCGTCCGCTGTGGGATTGCTTGGCTTCGGCGATCTTTTCGGAGGAGAGGTCGGTCAGCGAGATGGATTCCATACCGGGTCCTTCGGAGTTGCAAGGCCCCGCATGGGCCTTTCAGGGTCGTGAGTTAACCGCTCAGTAGCAGTATCCCCGCTACGACGAGGCCGACGACTTTGACCGTCTCCAGGGCGACGTAGGCGTAGTGGGCGCGGGAGCGCGGTCCGTCCGACCCGGCGAGCACCTTGTCGGCCCGCCGGGTCAGTGCGGGACGCACCGCGACCAGCTGGATGGCCAATGCGACCACGGCGACGGCGATCGCCACCGCGGCGCCCCCCGGCGTCGGGCCGGCCACCACGACGGCCCCGATGACGAGCGCGAAGGCCACCTCGACGGTGTTGAGCGCGCGAAAGACCAGCCGCCCGATGCCGAGCCCGACCTGCAACGTCACATTGGGCGCCCGGAATTTCAGCGGGGCTTCCAGGAACGAGATGGCCAGCACCATGCCGAGCCAGATGAAGGTCAGCGCGACGGCAATCGCTGTGCCGGTGCTCATTTGGGCGCCAGTGTCAGGTGAGCCACACACAGATCCGGCTCGACGAACGGGTCGAGCCGGTCCACCGAGACGGGCGCTCCCCAAGTTTCCATGGCTCCCTGCATGAGGCCCAGGTGCACGGGGCAGACGACGCTCGAAGAGTTTTCGGCCAATTCCAGGAAGGGGCAGTGCCGCAGGCCGACCTGCTGCTCACCGTCGCTGACCCGGCGCTCGGGCGCGAAGCCGAGTTCGTCGAGCACGTCGATCAGGTGGGCGATGGCCTCTTCGGCGCCGCCGGCGTCGTCGGGCACCGGGTGCAGTTCGGCGTCCATCTTCTGCCCCCAGGCGCGGCCCGCGGCCAGGGCCTTGGGCCCGGGATCGCGCTCGGTGGCGAAGGCCGTGGCCAGGATCTCGGCCAGCAGCCGATAGTGTCGCGGCCCGCCGCGATCCATCTGTCGGACCGCACGAAACATCAACGGTGGACGGCCCGGCCCCTTCCGATCCAGTTCGACGTGTTCCACCTGCCCGTCAGCGACCAGGCTGTCGAGGTGGAAGCGGACGGTGTTGGGGTGCACACTCAGCTCGGCGGCGATTCCGGCGATGCTCATCGGATCCGGCGAGGCCCGCAGCAGCCGCATCACGGCGCGCCGCCGGCCGGCCGATTCCCCGGTTGACGACTCCTGCGGCTTCTGGGAATTGTCGGATTTCACAGGGCCCCTCCCGCCGCTTCCAGTCCTTCACGCCCCGTCCGAATGGGTGGCACCGGGCTGACCCGCCACCAGGGGTGTGTCGACGCCGAGCGGCCCGACCTTGCCGGCCCCACCCGGGGACCCCAGGGGAGCGTCGCGGCCCGGCAGCGTTTCAGCGAAGAACGCCTCATTGTCGGCCAGGTGGGGTTGGAGGTCCTCAGGCAGGTCATCTTCGTAGTAAATCGCTTCCACCGGACATACCGGTTCACACGCGCCGCAATCGACGCATTCGTCGGGATGAATGTAGAGCGCCCGACCGCCTTCGTAAATGCAATCAACCGGGCATTCGTCGACACAAGCGCGGTCCATCACATCGATGCACGGCTTCCCGATCACGTAGGTCATGCGCTAGAGTTTACACAACAGTACTTGTAAAAACTAGAGCAAGGGTCCGGAGAACCCATGGCCGCCAACGAACTTGACGTACGCCGGCTGCGCAAGCCGGGCGGCTACGACTGGGAGTATCTCGACAAAGGCCCCACCGTCTGGCGGATCCGGATCGGCAAACTCATCGACACCCCACCCCCGGTGCGCTAACTCAGACATCTCGAGCTGGCCCTGGAGCCACTGGAAAGCGCTGCGCGACAGGAGATCTGATGCCAGGACAACGACCAAGTTCCGAACTACCGCTACCGTCCTCGAGCCGCGCCGACGACGCGGTCGCCGGCCATTGGCTGCTGGCGCGGCTCGGCAAGCGCGTGCTGCGCCCCGGCGGTGTCGAGCTGACCCGCACCCTGCTGTCGCACGCGAAACTGAGCGGGGCCGACGTCGTCGAGCTGGCCCCCGGCCTGGGCCGCACCGCCACGGAGATCGTGGCCCAGGGGCCGCGGTCGTACGTCGGCGCCGAGGGCGACCCCGACGCGGCCAACGTGGTGCGCGGCGTGCTCAGCGATCTCGGTGCCCAGAACGCGGCCGTCCGGGTCGCGGACGCGGCCGCCACCGGATTGCCGGATGCGAGCAGCGATGTCGTCATCGGGGAGGCGATGCTGAGCATGCAGGGCGACGCGG
This window harbors:
- the fdxA gene encoding ferredoxin; this encodes MTYVIGKPCIDVMDRACVDECPVDCIYEGGRALYIHPDECVDCGACEPVCPVEAIYYEDDLPEDLQPHLADNEAFFAETLPGRDAPLGSPGGAGKVGPLGVDTPLVAGQPGATHSDGA
- a CDS encoding cupin domain-containing protein, translated to MESISLTDLSSEKIAEAKQSHSGRAAHTIHGGHTHELRQTVLALLAGHDLSEHDSPGEATLQVLQGHVRLTTGSDAWDGKAGEYVAIPPERHALHAVEDSVVLLTVLKTIPAAH
- a CDS encoding helix-turn-helix transcriptional regulator — its product is MRLLRASPDPMSIAGIAAELSVHPNTVRFHLDSLVADGQVEHVELDRKGPGRPPLMFRAVRQMDRGGPRHYRLLAEILATAFATERDPGPKALAAGRAWGQKMDAELHPVPDDAGGAEEAIAHLIDVLDELGFAPERRVSDGEQQVGLRHCPFLELAENSSSVVCPVHLGLMQGAMETWGAPVSVDRLDPFVEPDLCVAHLTLAPK
- a CDS encoding NAD(P)H-dependent flavin oxidoreductase, with translation MLSTPWSTDFGLRVPIVNAPMGGVAGGRLAAAVTGAGGLGMVGMGSVATRELLAEQLRHVDGRFGIGMVDWVMRNEAGLLEDALAARPALLSVSFGTEWSWVAKAHDAGIPTVTQVYDSTGARQAVDAGVDILVARGSEGGGHGEDKLGLLPLLDAVLDAVSVPVLAGGGVASARSLAAVLAAGASGAWVGTRLSACPEALTGDTGRRALVTATETDTAVTRAFDVAKGLPWPARFPSRVLANDFVEHWTGHEEALDAGACDELAAAIAAGDCRIAPVDAGQGVGMIRNDASVADVIDEMCTGAEELLSRWGSTAGQA